In Candidatus Eremiobacterota bacterium, a single window of DNA contains:
- a CDS encoding glycosyltransferase family 2 protein, with product MDRRRARALARALRRGRGRARADLNAADVTVVVLARDEAARLGRLLAELPPAMRVYVLDADSRDETVTVARAHGAEVETRPWTGFVNARRYALGRVATPWALMLDADELLDPALRDAILAARGDVAGYRLRRVTMLCGRPVRAAGWSNEKLLRLFRTDRARVAANKLGADLHERWIVDGPVADLPGAIVHDSYPTLASYWAKFDRYTSVEAAALQPSTRAYLRALATMPLRFLWSIVRYGGWLDGWRGLFVAWGSARYRVVVRAKALRRA from the coding sequence ATGGATCGGCGCCGCGCTCGAGCGCTCGCGCGCGCGCTCCGGCGCGGGCGAGGGCGCGCTCGTGCGGACCTGAACGCGGCGGACGTCACGGTCGTCGTCCTCGCGCGCGACGAGGCGGCGCGTCTGGGACGGCTCCTCGCCGAGCTGCCGCCGGCGATGCGCGTCTACGTACTCGATGCCGACTCGCGCGACGAGACGGTGACGGTCGCGCGCGCGCACGGCGCCGAGGTCGAGACGCGGCCGTGGACCGGTTTCGTCAACGCGCGGCGCTATGCGCTCGGCCGCGTGGCGACGCCGTGGGCGCTGATGCTCGACGCCGACGAGCTGCTCGATCCGGCGCTGCGCGACGCGATCCTCGCGGCGCGAGGCGACGTCGCCGGTTATCGTCTGCGCCGCGTGACGATGCTGTGCGGCCGTCCGGTCCGCGCCGCCGGCTGGTCGAACGAAAAGCTCTTGCGGCTGTTCCGCACCGACCGCGCGCGCGTCGCGGCGAACAAGTTGGGCGCCGACCTGCACGAGCGGTGGATCGTCGACGGCCCGGTCGCCGATCTCCCCGGCGCGATCGTTCACGACTCGTACCCGACGCTGGCGTCGTACTGGGCGAAGTTCGACCGCTACACCAGCGTCGAAGCCGCCGCGCTGCAGCCCTCCACGCGCGCGTACCTGCGCGCGCTCGCGACGATGCCGCTGCGCTTCTTGTGGTCGATCGTGCGCTACGGCGGCTGGCTCGACGGCTGGCGCGGGCTCTTCGTCGCTTGGGGGAGCGCCCGCTATCGCGTCGTCGTCCGCGCCAAAGCGCTGCGCCGCGCGTGA
- a CDS encoding glycosyltransferase encodes MSARPDVALDVRQTSHTSAGMLAYVRALRTFLPELAPDLRFAQFGGGDNFDVAEQVGMPLVLARLRPRLVHFPTPYVPRFVPAPHVVTVHDVIDLEFPQYAKPKVQPYWRHVVGPVLRSARAVITDDDATVELLQRYLRVDPARVRVIPLGVDTPGYPIAPERRARPYFLYAGNHRPHKDLGTLVSAWASLPDGIQVDLVMTGEDEPALRALAAGARGELVFTGDCNGQRLDELFRGALAYVQPSLREGFGLPLLEALGAGTPVIAAETAAPSVLKPFVHRYPARDAAALRALLLRACEEAAASGPTESPAAMRADAERARAATAHLTWERTVRATADVYRELLSA; translated from the coding sequence GTGAGCGCGCGGCCCGACGTCGCGCTCGACGTGCGCCAGACCTCGCACACGTCGGCGGGGATGCTCGCCTACGTGCGCGCGCTGCGAACGTTCCTGCCGGAGCTGGCGCCGGATCTGAGGTTTGCGCAGTTCGGCGGCGGCGACAACTTCGACGTCGCCGAGCAAGTCGGGATGCCGCTCGTGCTCGCGCGACTCCGCCCGCGGCTGGTGCACTTTCCGACCCCGTACGTGCCGCGCTTCGTGCCGGCGCCGCACGTCGTCACCGTGCACGACGTGATCGACCTGGAGTTCCCGCAGTACGCGAAGCCCAAGGTTCAGCCGTACTGGCGGCACGTCGTCGGCCCCGTGCTGCGCTCGGCGCGCGCGGTCATCACCGACGACGACGCGACGGTCGAGCTGCTGCAGCGCTACCTGCGCGTCGATCCGGCTCGCGTGCGCGTGATCCCGCTCGGCGTCGACACGCCCGGATACCCGATCGCGCCGGAGCGCCGTGCCCGACCGTATTTTCTGTACGCGGGCAATCACCGGCCGCACAAAGATCTCGGAACGCTCGTATCGGCCTGGGCCTCGCTTCCCGACGGGATCCAGGTCGATCTGGTGATGACCGGCGAGGACGAACCGGCGCTCCGTGCGCTGGCTGCCGGTGCGCGCGGCGAGCTGGTCTTCACCGGCGATTGCAACGGCCAGCGGCTCGACGAGCTGTTCCGCGGTGCGCTCGCCTACGTTCAACCCTCACTGCGCGAAGGGTTCGGCCTCCCGCTTCTTGAGGCGCTCGGGGCCGGAACGCCCGTGATCGCCGCGGAGACGGCGGCCCCATCGGTGCTGAAGCCGTTCGTGCACCGCTATCCGGCGCGCGACGCCGCCGCGCTGCGCGCGCTGCTGCTGCGCGCGTGCGAGGAAGCCGCAGCGTCCGGGCCGACGGAATCGCCGGCGGCGATGCGCGCGGATGCGGAACGTGCGCGCGCCGCGACGGCGCACCTGACGTGGGAACGCACCGTGCGCGCGACCGCGGACGTGTACCGCGAGCTGCTTTCGGCATGA
- a CDS encoding glycosyltransferase family 4 protein: MIRVVLAARPTSRASAGMRAYTRALLERLPRVAPDVELVPVTSPLVLHPLALRTARPQLVHLPYLEAAPLVPRPYVAMVHDLIHLKFPHLFSPATAAYWRLAAAPLYRNAARVLVSDERVADDCVALLGLARERIRVVPLGYDEAIPAAAPCEAARPYAFYAGNHAPHKGLATLYAAWAALPEEIELDLVLTGRDEPAVRSKYVRKNGAIAFLGELDDAMLARRFRGALAYVQPSLAEGFGIPILEAAAAGTPVLASTSAVPALVAPFAQTFAPGDASALAALLAALARDPARARQRAAEGAAALRAYTWDRFAASTAAVYREVVCP, from the coding sequence ATGATCCGCGTCGTGCTCGCCGCGCGGCCGACGTCGCGCGCGTCGGCCGGAATGCGCGCGTACACGCGCGCGCTGCTCGAGCGCCTGCCGCGCGTCGCGCCCGACGTCGAGCTGGTTCCGGTCACCTCGCCGCTCGTGCTGCACCCGCTCGCGCTGCGCACGGCGCGCCCGCAGCTCGTGCACCTGCCGTACCTCGAAGCCGCGCCGCTGGTGCCGCGGCCGTACGTCGCGATGGTGCACGACCTGATCCACCTCAAGTTTCCGCACTTGTTCTCGCCCGCGACGGCGGCGTACTGGCGCCTCGCCGCCGCACCGCTGTACCGCAACGCCGCGCGCGTGCTCGTCAGCGACGAGCGCGTCGCCGACGACTGCGTCGCGCTGCTCGGGCTCGCGCGCGAGCGGATCCGCGTCGTCCCGCTCGGCTACGACGAGGCGATCCCCGCCGCCGCACCGTGCGAGGCGGCGCGCCCGTACGCGTTCTACGCCGGCAACCACGCGCCGCACAAGGGGCTGGCGACGCTCTACGCCGCCTGGGCCGCGCTGCCGGAAGAGATCGAGCTCGACCTCGTGCTGACGGGACGTGACGAGCCCGCCGTGCGTTCGAAGTACGTGCGCAAGAACGGCGCGATCGCATTCCTCGGTGAGCTCGACGACGCGATGCTCGCGCGACGGTTCCGCGGAGCGCTCGCCTACGTCCAGCCCTCGCTCGCCGAGGGGTTCGGCATCCCGATCCTCGAGGCGGCGGCGGCCGGCACGCCCGTCCTGGCCAGCACGAGCGCGGTTCCGGCGCTGGTCGCGCCGTTCGCGCAGACGTTCGCGCCCGGCGATGCGAGCGCGCTCGCGGCGCTGCTCGCCGCGCTCGCCCGCGACCCGGCCCGTGCGCGCCAGCGCGCCGCCGAAGGCGCAGCGGCGCTGCGGGCGTATACCTGGGATCGGTTCGCGGCTTCGACGGCCGCCGTCTATCGCGAGGTGGTATGCCCCTGA